The following proteins come from a genomic window of Sorghum bicolor cultivar BTx623 chromosome 3, Sorghum_bicolor_NCBIv3, whole genome shotgun sequence:
- the LOC8069827 gene encoding uncharacterized protein LOC8069827 isoform X2 — MREPPRLSRRRTGTGPGHASFRSYPLRRGEPKRRGPSHAAEAVRATVDPRRHGQGLLYYPPESCLPLPVPDPSPTSPHPAQPSAATVIIISSSSSSHITYPLPPSFPLSIADSSPPPVGSDSPSPNSRFASDADAVVTRRAAPRMEISFEAWEGVQRHGQDLADRLAQGFTGLLQAPPQFPWPPAPHKRMPMPFDIDLPVVPFGGAGGRGVPGKDFPFPFPAAAVSSVIDIGGRLGQAGAELGASVGGAVQHAVRHLPVPVPFRNGQIRRRKLPTPSPSAPTTQAPLPPAASVGEGAVGLSVERAAVDRCPLEAAAAAAAAATGSAAASSVSGHVNGDDLDEDDEGFGCDIGTLGNFKKANGTVNMSATYNTRTQDIESSVVARGDLWRLEASRGGSTSGNDTSPLYLVQLGPLLFVRDSTLLLPVHLSKQHLLWYGYDRKNGVHSLCPAIWSKHRRWLMMSMMCLNPIACSFMDLQFPNGQLTYVAGEGISASGFLPLFGGLLQAHGKYPGETRVSFSCKNKRGTRFAPMFQWPDKSVSLGVTQPLAWKRSGLMVRPSIQVRLC, encoded by the exons ATGCGAGAGCCGCCGCGGTTGTCGCGCAGGCGCACAGGCACAGGCCCCGGGCACGCGTCGTTCCGTTCTTATCCACTCCGGCGCGGTGAGCCGAAGCGGCGCGGGCCCAGCCACGCGGCGGAAGCGGTGCGGGCGACCGTCGATCCACGTCGACACGGTCAAGGCCTCCTTTATTATCCTCCTGAGtcctgcctccccctccccgTCCCTGATCCCTCCCCGACCTCACCTCACCCGGCGCAACCATCCGCGGCCACTGTTATTAttatatcatcatcatcatcatcacacaTCACCTACCCGCTGCCTCCTTCCTTTCCCCTTTCCATCGCCGATTCCTCGCCTCCTCCCGTCGGCTCCGATTCGCCTTCCCCGAACTCCCGATTTGCTAGCGACGCCGACGCCGTGGTgacgcgccgcgccgcgccgcgcatGGAGATCTCCTTCGAGGCGTGGGAGGGCGTGCAGCGGCACGGCCAGGACCTTGCGGACCGCCTCGCGCAGGGCTTCACGGGCCTGCTCCAGGCGCCGCCGCAGTTCCCGTGGCCCCCCGCGCCGCACAAGCGGATGCCCATGCCCTTCGACATCGACCTCCCCGTCGTCCCcttcggcggcgccggcggacgcggcgtcccGGGGAAGGacttccccttccccttccccgccgccgccgtctcctcCGTCATCGACATCGGCGGCAGGCTGGGCCAGGCCGGCGCCGAGCTCGGGGCCTCCGTAGGCGGGGCCGTGCAGCACGCCGTGCGCCACctgcccgtgcccgtgccgtTCCGGAACGGCCAGATCCGCCGGCGCAAGCTGCCGacgccgtcgccgtcggcgcCGACTACTCAGGCGCCCCTGCCCCCCGCGGCTTCCGTGGGCGAGGGGGCGGTCGGGCTCTCCGTCGAAAGGGCTGCTGTGGATAGGTGCCCCctagaggcggcggcggccgctgccgctgctgcgACTGGGAGCGCAGCCGCATCGAGCGTCAGCGGTCATGTTAACGGCGACGATTTGGACGAGGATGACGAGGGTTTCGGCTGCGATATTGGGACTCTTGGGAACTTCAAGAAGGCCAAC GGTACTGTAAATATGTCGGCAACATACAATACCAGGACTCAGGACATCGAGAGTTCTGTTGTTGCACGTGGAGACCTCTGGAGGCTAGAGGCATCGCGTGGTGGATCAACTTCTGGAAATGATACTTCGCCCCTCTACCTTGTTCAGTTGGGCCCTCTACTATTTGTTCGAGACTCTACGCTTCTCTTGCCTGTTCATCTTTCAAAGCAACACCTGCTTTGGTATGGTTATGATCGCAAG AATGGAGTCCATTCCCTCTGTCCAGCTATATGGTCAAAACATAGGAGATGGTTGATGATGTCAATGATGTGTCTCAATCCAATAGCTTGT TCGTTTATGGATCTGCAATTCCCTAATGGGCAACTAACATATGTTGCTGGTGAGGGGATATCAGCCAGCGGTTTTCTTCCGTTATTTGGTGGGTTGCTTCAAGCTCATGGAAAATATCCTGGAGAAACAAGAGTGAGCTTTTCTTGCAAG AATAAGCGTGGCACAAGGTTCGCTCCTATGTTTCAATGGCCTGACAAGTCTGTTTCATTAGGAGTTACTCAACCCTTGGCATGGAAAAGATCTGGTCTTATGGTGAGACCCAGCATACAAGTCAG GTTGTGCTAA
- the LOC8069827 gene encoding uncharacterized protein LOC8069827 isoform X1 has product MREPPRLSRRRTGTGPGHASFRSYPLRRGEPKRRGPSHAAEAVRATVDPRRHGQGLLYYPPESCLPLPVPDPSPTSPHPAQPSAATVIIISSSSSSHITYPLPPSFPLSIADSSPPPVGSDSPSPNSRFASDADAVVTRRAAPRMEISFEAWEGVQRHGQDLADRLAQGFTGLLQAPPQFPWPPAPHKRMPMPFDIDLPVVPFGGAGGRGVPGKDFPFPFPAAAVSSVIDIGGRLGQAGAELGASVGGAVQHAVRHLPVPVPFRNGQIRRRKLPTPSPSAPTTQAPLPPAASVGEGAVGLSVERAAVDRCPLEAAAAAAAAATGSAAASSVSGHVNGDDLDEDDEGFGCDIGTLGNFKKANGTVNMSATYNTRTQDIESSVVARGDLWRLEASRGGSTSGNDTSPLYLVQLGPLLFVRDSTLLLPVHLSKQHLLWYGYDRKNGVHSLCPAIWSKHRRWLMMSMMCLNPIACSFMDLQFPNGQLTYVAGEGISASGFLPLFGGLLQAHGKYPGETRVSFSCKNKRGTRFAPMFQWPDKSVSLGVTQPLAWKRSGLMVRPSIQVSVCPTFGGSDPGVRAEVVHSLKEELNVMCGLSCSRHPSAYTALSIGRSKWNGQVGSSGVVITLETPLNNIGRPSLSVQLNGGFEL; this is encoded by the exons ATGCGAGAGCCGCCGCGGTTGTCGCGCAGGCGCACAGGCACAGGCCCCGGGCACGCGTCGTTCCGTTCTTATCCACTCCGGCGCGGTGAGCCGAAGCGGCGCGGGCCCAGCCACGCGGCGGAAGCGGTGCGGGCGACCGTCGATCCACGTCGACACGGTCAAGGCCTCCTTTATTATCCTCCTGAGtcctgcctccccctccccgTCCCTGATCCCTCCCCGACCTCACCTCACCCGGCGCAACCATCCGCGGCCACTGTTATTAttatatcatcatcatcatcatcacacaTCACCTACCCGCTGCCTCCTTCCTTTCCCCTTTCCATCGCCGATTCCTCGCCTCCTCCCGTCGGCTCCGATTCGCCTTCCCCGAACTCCCGATTTGCTAGCGACGCCGACGCCGTGGTgacgcgccgcgccgcgccgcgcatGGAGATCTCCTTCGAGGCGTGGGAGGGCGTGCAGCGGCACGGCCAGGACCTTGCGGACCGCCTCGCGCAGGGCTTCACGGGCCTGCTCCAGGCGCCGCCGCAGTTCCCGTGGCCCCCCGCGCCGCACAAGCGGATGCCCATGCCCTTCGACATCGACCTCCCCGTCGTCCCcttcggcggcgccggcggacgcggcgtcccGGGGAAGGacttccccttccccttccccgccgccgccgtctcctcCGTCATCGACATCGGCGGCAGGCTGGGCCAGGCCGGCGCCGAGCTCGGGGCCTCCGTAGGCGGGGCCGTGCAGCACGCCGTGCGCCACctgcccgtgcccgtgccgtTCCGGAACGGCCAGATCCGCCGGCGCAAGCTGCCGacgccgtcgccgtcggcgcCGACTACTCAGGCGCCCCTGCCCCCCGCGGCTTCCGTGGGCGAGGGGGCGGTCGGGCTCTCCGTCGAAAGGGCTGCTGTGGATAGGTGCCCCctagaggcggcggcggccgctgccgctgctgcgACTGGGAGCGCAGCCGCATCGAGCGTCAGCGGTCATGTTAACGGCGACGATTTGGACGAGGATGACGAGGGTTTCGGCTGCGATATTGGGACTCTTGGGAACTTCAAGAAGGCCAAC GGTACTGTAAATATGTCGGCAACATACAATACCAGGACTCAGGACATCGAGAGTTCTGTTGTTGCACGTGGAGACCTCTGGAGGCTAGAGGCATCGCGTGGTGGATCAACTTCTGGAAATGATACTTCGCCCCTCTACCTTGTTCAGTTGGGCCCTCTACTATTTGTTCGAGACTCTACGCTTCTCTTGCCTGTTCATCTTTCAAAGCAACACCTGCTTTGGTATGGTTATGATCGCAAG AATGGAGTCCATTCCCTCTGTCCAGCTATATGGTCAAAACATAGGAGATGGTTGATGATGTCAATGATGTGTCTCAATCCAATAGCTTGT TCGTTTATGGATCTGCAATTCCCTAATGGGCAACTAACATATGTTGCTGGTGAGGGGATATCAGCCAGCGGTTTTCTTCCGTTATTTGGTGGGTTGCTTCAAGCTCATGGAAAATATCCTGGAGAAACAAGAGTGAGCTTTTCTTGCAAG AATAAGCGTGGCACAAGGTTCGCTCCTATGTTTCAATGGCCTGACAAGTCTGTTTCATTAGGAGTTACTCAACCCTTGGCATGGAAAAGATCTGGTCTTATGGTGAGACCCAGCATACAAGTCAG TGTGTGCCCTACGTTTGGAGGAAGTGATCCTGGGGTACGTGCAGAAGTTGTCCATTCATTGAAAGAGGAATTGAATGTGATGTGTGGCCTCTCTTGCTCACGGCATCCATCAGCTTATACTGCTCTCTCT ATTGGACGATCAAAGTGGAATGGTCAAGTGGGTAGTTCTGGAGTGGTAATCACTTTGGAAACCCCTCTTAATAACATTGGAAGGCCGTCCTTATCTGTTCAACTGAATGGTGGTTTTGAGTTGTGA
- the LOC8062121 gene encoding uncharacterized protein LOC8062121 isoform X1 — translation MKIALAAVLPLLLLLIFSPASMSSSALAPSGPDGHGPGVYIVFVSRADYVDSVDYDLRLLASVAGSKAEAKAALLYHYSSIGFAARLAPEHAHQLSKKDGVAVIKDKTVRIQEDGGLPGFFKENNV, via the exons ATGAAGATCGCTCTCGCAGCTGTGCTGCCACTGCTACTGCTCCTCATCTTCTCACCGGCCTCCATGTCGTCCTCGGCCTTGGCTCCATCCGGCCCCGACGGGCACGGCCCGGGCGTCTACATTGTCTTCGTCAGCCGCGCCGACTACGTTGATTCCGTGGACTACGACCTCCGCCTGCTCGCTTCCGTCGCCGGCAG CAAGGCAGAGGCGAAGGCTGCGCTGCTCTACCACTACAGCAGCATCGGCTTCGCGGCGCGGCTAGCACCGGAGCACGCCCATCAACTGTCAA AGAAGGACGGCGTCGCGGTCATCAAGGACAAGACGGTCCGTATCCAGGAAGACGGTGGCTTGCCTGGCTTCTTCAAAGAGAATAATGTCTGA
- the LOC8062121 gene encoding uncharacterized protein LOC8062121 isoform X2, whose amino-acid sequence MKIALAAVLPLLLLLIFSPASMSSSALAPSGPDGHGPGVYIVFVSRADYVDSVDYDLRLLASVAGSKAEAKAALLYHYSSIGFAARLAPEHAHQLSSEEGRRRGHQGQDGPYPGRRWLAWLLQRE is encoded by the exons ATGAAGATCGCTCTCGCAGCTGTGCTGCCACTGCTACTGCTCCTCATCTTCTCACCGGCCTCCATGTCGTCCTCGGCCTTGGCTCCATCCGGCCCCGACGGGCACGGCCCGGGCGTCTACATTGTCTTCGTCAGCCGCGCCGACTACGTTGATTCCGTGGACTACGACCTCCGCCTGCTCGCTTCCGTCGCCGGCAG CAAGGCAGAGGCGAAGGCTGCGCTGCTCTACCACTACAGCAGCATCGGCTTCGCGGCGCGGCTAGCACCGGAGCACGCCCATCAACTGTCAAGTGA AGAAGGACGGCGTCGCGGTCATCAAGGACAAGACGGTCCGTATCCAGGAAGACGGTGGCTTGCCTGGCTTCTTCAAAGAGAATAA
- the LOC8062122 gene encoding mediator of RNA polymerase II transcription subunit 22a, producing MSKAGGGPSSATGPTAAAAAAAVQKQKSLLQKADADVSSLVDNFSSLINIARVNDPPVRNSQEAFQMEMRAARMVHSADSLLKLVSELKRTAIFSGLASLNENVDRRIEVLGQQAEVTERMLERIGQEAAASLKELEAHYYSSVVRSPSYD from the exons ATGAGCAAAGCAGGCGGCGGCCCCAGCTCGGCCACGGGCCCGAcggccgcggcggccgcggccgcggtgcAGAAGCAGAAGTCGCTGCTGCAGAAGGCGGACGCCGACGTCTCCAGCCTCGTCGACAATTTCTCCTCCCTCATCAACATCGCCCGA GTCAACGATCCGCCAGTGCGCAACTCGCAGGAGGCCTTCCAGATGGAGATGCGTGCCGCCCGCATG GTACATTCAGCAGACTCGCTGTTGAAATTAGTGTCGGAACTTAAGAGGACAGCCATATTTTCTGGGCTTGCTTCATTGAACGAGAATGTGGATAGGAGGATAGAAGTGTTGGGTCAGCAAGCTGAGGTAACTGAGAGAATGCTGGAGAGGATTGGGCAGGAGGCAGCAGCGAGCCTCAAGGAGCTAGAGGCACACTACTACTCATCTGTTGTGCGGTCACCATCCTATGATTGA
- the LOC8069828 gene encoding FBD-associated F-box protein At4g10400: MRSWVSPSSPPSSISSRQGQIVGWDWPPGSSSCSNPHSGGPPPALAPPSRAVDTDEGEFGGRPRAAKCALLESGCVDRVCTADRPAGDGRDRISDLPDAVLLSVLSLLPLRDAGRTAVLSSRWRGLFDQSLLDFNACQPFPPEQGRGGGWFIRAITDILAARPRIRIRSFRFVMYGWGFDDRLAVVDGWFRALARHGAREVDVDMFYAISMPTLPGSLLELSSLETLKVDHCRFPDAWPARVPAPAPWLPALKILNLSSVNVSQESLQAILSNCNSLECVKLKNIIGLDKICLRSKSLARLYGDFGGLKELVVEDAPNLEELVGIGLPSGKAKVKIVFAPKLQVLGYLGITVRPLILYDTVHDGGIVKLGAMVHSVKTLAIQVPFSEKGYTVFVVQLLKCFPCLEVLRVEPNKQSISQRVSVEEWDTANSIRCIEHSINRVVFEYFGGEDCQLGFLTFLLRIARALKLVELYCWTSKDWDSDQIELVEPKHRASPDAEIQFLGIYKPPSDLYVCHCCTQRCQEENRVALL, translated from the exons ATGAGAAGTTGGGTGAGCCCTTCCTCTCCCCCCTCGTCGATCTCGTCGCGGCAGGGTCAGATCGTGGGCTGGGATTGGCCGCCGGGTTCGTCGAGCTGCTCGAACCCGCACTCCGGTGGCCCGCCGCCTGCGTTAGCCCCGCCTTCGCGGGCCGTGGACACCGACGAGGGGGAATTCGGCGGCAGGCCACGGGCGGCTAAATGCGCTCTTCTGGAGTCCGGCTGCGTGGATAGGGTTTGCACCGCGGATCGGCCGGCCGGGGACGGCAGGGATCGAATCAGCGATCTCCCAGACGCCGTCCTCCTGTCCGTCCTCTCCTTGCTCCCCCTCCGCGACGCCGGGCGCACGGCAGTTCTCTCGTCGCGATGGCGCGGCCTGTTCGACCAATCCCTCTTGGACTTCAACGCGTGCCAGCCGTTCCCACCGGAGcaaggccgcggcggcggctggtTCATCCGCGCGATCACCGACATCCTCGCCGCCCGGCCGCGCATCCGCATCCGGAGTTTCCGGTTCGTCATGTACGGGTGGGGGTTTGACGATCGCCTGGCCGTCGTCGACGGCTGGTTCCGAGCCCTCGCGCGTCACGGCGCGCGGGAAGTCGACGTCGACATGTTCTACGCAATCTCCATGCCCACTCTTCCTGGGTCCCTCCTCGAGCTCTCCTCCCTCGAAACCCTCAAAGTGGATCACTGCAGATTTCCGGATGCCTGGCCGGCGCGGGTGCCGGCGCCCGCGCCGTGGCTCCCCGCCCTCAAAATACTCAACCTGTCTAGCGTGAACGTATCCCAGGAATCCCTGCAGGCCATCCTGTCCAACTGCAACTCCCTGGAGTGCGTGAAGCTCAAGAACATCATTGGATTGGACAAGATTTGCCTCCGGTCCAAGAGCCTAGCACGCCTGTACGGTGACTTCGGCGGCTTGAAAGAGCTCGTTGTTGAGGACGCCCCAAACCTCGAAGAATTGGTGGGGATTGGTTTGCCGAGTGGCAAGGCGAAGGTTAAGATCGTTTTCGCGCCAAAGCTGCAGGTGCTAGGGTACCTGGGGATCACCGTCCGCCCACTGATCCTCTATGACACCGTGCATGAT GGAGGGATCGTAAAGCTCGGCGCAATGGTGCACAGTGTTAAGACTTTGGCCATCCAGGTGCCCTTCTCCGAGAAGGGATACACCGTCTTTGTTGTTCAATTGCTCAAATGCTTCCCCTGTCTCGAGGTGCTCCGTGTCGAG CCTAATAAGCAGTCCATTTCCCAGCGGGTCAGTGTTGAAGAATGGGACACTGCAAATTCTATTAGGTGCATTGAGCATTCGATCAACAGAGTGGTGTTCGAGTATTTTGGAGGGGAAGACTGCCAGTTGGGATTTCTGACCTTTCTGCTTAGGATAGCCAGAGCTCTGAAGCTTGTCGAGCTCTACTGTTGGACAAGCAAAGATTGGGACAGTGACCAGATTGAGCTAGTGGAGCCTAAACATAGAGCCTCTCCGGATGCCGAGATCCAATTTTTGGGAATCTATAAGCCGCCCAGTGACCTTTACGTATGCCACTGCTGCACTCAGCGATGCCAGGAGGAAAACAGAGTTGCTCTGTTATAA
- the LOC8069829 gene encoding probable alpha,alpha-trehalose-phosphate synthase [UDP-forming] 7 encodes MFSRSYTNLVDLANGNLSALDYGGGGGAWGDGGGGGGGGGGGGAGGGGRPPRARRMQRTMTTPGTLVELDDEDQAGSVASDVPSSFASDRLIVVANTLPVRVERGPDGRGWSFSWDEDSLLFHLRDGLPEDMEVLYVGSLRADVPAVEQDEVAQALLDSFRCVPAFLPKDLCDRFYHGFCKQTLWPLFHYMLPFSPDHGGRFDRSHWEAYVLANKLFSQRVIEVLNPEDDYVWIHDYHLLALPSFLRRRFNRLRIGFFLHSPFPSSELYRSLPVRDEILKSLLNCDLIGFHTFDYARHFLSCCSRMLGIEYQSKRGYIGLDYFGRTVGIKIMPVGINMVQLQSLLQQPDLERQVTELRHQFNRKTVLLGVDDMDIFKGIDLKILAFEQMLKTHPKWQGRAVLVQIANPKGGSGKDLEGLQTEIEDSCRRINEQFGRTGYSPVVLVNRTLSSVERMAYYTIAECVVVTAVRDGMNLTPYEYIVCRQGIPGLAGSVDDKPRGKSMLVVSEFIGCSPSLSGAIRVNPWNIESTAEAMNESIAFSDTEKQLRHEKHYRYVSSHDVAYWSKSYIHDFERSCRDHFRRRCWGIGLGFGFRVVALDRNFKKLNVDSIVADYKKSKSRIILLDYDGTLVPQTTMNKTPSETVVNMMNTLCADKKNVIFIVSGRGRDSLEKWFYPCPELGIAAEHGYFMRWTRDEQWQIQHQTSDFGWMHMAEPVMKLYTEATDGSYIETKESALVWHHQDADPGFGSAQAKEMLDHLESVLANEPVSVKSGQHIVEVKPQAVSKGFVAEKILSTLMDKGRQADFVLCIGDDRSDEDMFEQIADSMRRSMVDPETSLYACTVGQKPSKAIYYLDDANEVLNMLEALADASEEAGSGSPEATDGPSTLEEA; translated from the exons ATGTTCTCGCGATCCTACACCAATCTAGTCGATCTCGCCAATGGCAACCTCTCCGCCCTCGactacggcggcggcggcggggcttGGGGCgacggcgggggcgggggcgggggcgggggtgGGGGCGGGGCCGGAGGCGGGGGCCGCCCGCCGCGGGCGAGGCGGATGCAGCGGACGATGACGACGCCCGGGACGCTCGTGGAGCTCGACGACGAGGACCAAGCGGGCAGCGTCGCCTCCGACGTGCCGTCGTCGTTCGCCAGCGACCGCCTCATCGTCGTCGCCAACACGCTCCCCGTGCGCGTCGAGCGCGGGCCCGACGGCCGCGGGTGGAGCTTCTCCTGGGATGAGGACTCGCTCCTCTTCCACCTCCGCGACGGCCTCCCCGAAGACATGGAGGTCCTCTACGTCGGCTCCCTCCGCGCCGACGTGCCGGccgtcgagcaggacgaggtcgCGCAGGCGCTCCTCGACAGTTTCCGCTGCGTCCCGGCCTTCCTCCCCAAGGACCTCTGCGACCGATTCTACCACGGCTTCTGTAAGCAGACGCTCTGGCCGCTCTTCCACTACATGCTCCCCTTCTCCCCAGACCACGGCGGACGCTTCGACCGCTCCCACTGGGAGGCCTACGTCCTCGCCAACAAGCTCTTCTCCCAGCGGGTCATCGAGGTCCTCAACCCGGAGGATGACTACGTCTGGATCCACGACTACCACCTCCTAGCCCTCCCCTCCTTCCTGCGCCGCCGATTCAACCGCCTCCGCATCGGCTTCTTCCTGCACAGCCCCTTCCCTTCGTCGGAGCTCTACCGTTCTCTCCCCGTCCGTGATGAGATCCTCAAGTCGCTGCTCAACTGCGATCTGATTGGGTTCCACACCTTCGATTACGCCCGGCATTTCCTGTCCTGCTGCAGCCGCATGCTCGGGATCGAGTACCAATCCAAGAGGGGATACATTGGTCTTGATTACTTTGGACGCACGGTGGGGATAAAGATCATGCCTGTTGGGATTAACATGGTGCAGCTGCAGTCACTTCTCCAGCAGCCTGATCTGGAGCGGCAGGTCACTGAGCTCCGGCATCAATTCAATCGGAAGACTGTCTTGCTCGGTGTGGATGATATGGACATTTTTAAGGGGATTGATCTGAAGATTCTTGCGTTTGAACAGATGCTGAAGACGCATCCAAAATGGCAGGGCCGAGCAGTgttggtgcagattgcaaacccAAAAGGCGGCAGCGGGAAAGACCTTGAGGGGCTACAGACTGAGATTGAAGACAGTTGCAGGAGGATCAATGAGCAGTTTGGACGGACTGGATATAGCCCTGTTGTACTTGTCAATAGGACACTGTCAAGTGTTGAGAGGATGGCTTATTACACCATTGCAGAGTGTGTCGTTGTCACTGCAGTCAGGGATGGGATGAATCTTACACCATATGAATACATTGTGTGTAGGCAGGGAATTCCAGGTTTGGCTGGTTCTGTGGATGATAAACCAAGGGGGAAAAGTATGCTAGTTGTATCAGAATTCATTGGCTGCTCACCATCGTTGAGTGGAGCAATTCGGGTAAACCCGTGGAACATTGAGTCAACAGCAGAGGCCATGAATGAATCCATCGCTTTCTCAGATACTGAGAAGCAACTGCGACATGAGAAGCACTATCGGTATGTCAGCTCACACGATGTTGCCTATTGGTCTAAGAGCTATATTCATGATTTTGAGAGAAGCTGTAGGGACCATTTTAGGAGGAGATGCTGGGGTATTGGACTAGGATTTGGATTTAGAGTGGTTGCTCTTGACCGCAATTTCAAAAAGCTTAATGTGGATTCTATTGTTGCGGATTACAAGAAGTCAAAGAGCAGGATCATACTACTGGACTACGATGGAACCCTAGTACCACAAACTACAATGAACAAGACTCCAAGTGAAACTGTTGTTAACATGATGAATACCCTGTGTGCTGATAAGAAGAAtgttatttttattgtaagtggAAGAGGAAGGGATAGCCTTGAAAAATGGTTTTACCCTTGCCCAGAGCTTGGCATTGCTGCTGAACATGGCTACTTTATGAG GTGGACCAGAGATGAACAGTGGCAAATACAACATCAGACATCAGATTTTGGATGGATGCATATGGCTGAGCCGGTAATGAAACTGTACACAGAGGCAACTGATGGATCATATATTGAAACCAAAGAGAGTGCTTTGGTCTGGCATCACCAAGATGCTGACCCTGGTTTTGGATCTGCGCAAGCGAAAGAAATGCTAGATCATTTGGAAAGTGTCCTGGCCAATGAGCCAGTCTCTGTAAAGAGTGGCCAGCATATTGTAGAGGTTAAGCCTCAG GCTGTCAGCAAAGGTTTTGTGGCCGAGAAGATACTTTCAACTCTCATGGACAAGGGAAGGCAAGCAGACTTCGTTCTGTGCATTGGTGATGATAGATCGGATGAGGATATGTTTGAACAGATTGCTGATAGTATGAGGAGGAGCATGGTTGATCCTGAAACCTCGCTGTATGCCTGCACGGTCGGGCAGAAACCAAGCAAGGCCATTTACTATTTGGATGACGCTAATGAGGTCTTAAACATGCTTGAAGCACTTGCCGATGCATCGGAGGAGGCTGGTTCTGGTTCACCGGAAGCCACGGATGGACCATCTACACTGGAGGAAGCATGA
- the LOC8062123 gene encoding protein CAJ1, giving the protein MAPLLSPPLLADTGTKFHAASAPVSCSGSPQRYAIAGLAGAGRRDRDCRRRTRGRTSLRVKAVAAESRSSEGGIAEDYYAVLGVMPDATPKQIKKAYYNCMKSCHPDLSGNDPDMTNFCMFINEVYTVLTDPIQRAVYDEIHGYAATATNPFLDDSAPRDHVFVDEFSCIGCKNCANVCSKVFQIEEDFGRARVYDQSGSTELIQEAIDSCPVDCIHWTSAAQLSLLEDEMRRVERVNVGLMLAGMGGSVDVFRMASSRWEKRQAKVLEKVRRRMSQDDSSKGGSWSDIWGAPTRYEKNEEEAKERAKRAAAAARRWREYSRKGADKPPTFKLPEAVPNKE; this is encoded by the exons ATGGCTCCTCTCCTTTCCCCACCGCTGCTCGCGGACACCGGCACCAAGTTCCATGCGGCCTCAGCGCCAGTCTCGTGCTCCGGTAGCCCACAGCGATATGCCATCGCAGGGTTGGCTGGGGCCGGAAGAAGAGACCGGGACTGCCGCCGGAGGACGCGGGGAAGAACGAGCTTGAGGGTGAAAGCGGTGGCGGCGGAGTCCCGCAGCTCGGAGGGGGGAATCGCTGAAGATTACTACGCTGTTCTTGGCGTT ATGCCAGATGCAACGCCGAAGCAGATCAAGAAAGCATACTACAATTGCATGAAATCATGTCATCCTGATCTCAGTGGGAATGACCCTGATATGACAAATTTCTGCATGTTCATCAATGAAGTTTACACG GTTCTTACAGATCCCATCCAGCGAGCAGTGTATGATGAGATACATGGGTATGCCGCGACTGCAACCAATCCTTTCTTGGATGACAGTGCACCCCGGGATCACGTGTTTGTTGATGAGTTTAGCTGCATAG GATGCAAGAACTGTGCTAACGTGTGTTCTAAGGTCTTTCAAATTGAGGAAGATTTCGGACGGGCAAGAGTTTATGACCAATCAGGCAGCACAGAACTGATTCAAGAAGCTATTGACAGTTG CCCAGTTGACTGCATTCATTGGACTTCAGCTGCGCAACTTTCGCTCCTTGAGGACGAAATGCGCAGAGTAGAGAGAGTAAAT GTTGGATTAATGCTTGCTGGGATGGGAGGCTCAGTTGACGTGTTTCGGATG GCAAGCTCACGCTGGGAGAAAAGACAAGCCAAAGTCCTG GAGAAGGTCAGAAGGCGGATGAGCCAAGATGATTCCAGTAAGGGTGGCTCATGGAGTGATATCTGGGGAGCACCAACAAGATACGAGAAGAACG AAGAGGAGGCAAAGGAGAGAGCAAAGCGAGCAGCGGCTGCAGCGAGGAGGTGGCGAGAGTACTCAAGGAAAGGCGCCGACAAGCCTCCTACATTCAAACTTCCAGAGGCAGTGcccaacaaggagtga
- the LOC8062124 gene encoding uncharacterized protein LOC8062124, translating into MEGDAVLSSMDSLWFYSSVFLRPSSNSKHKESECAEEPQQDSASETNKTTSGGRPCQPPKCVKEAAAQTGRRAEGGTVRIADARGCSWEWDERMVAWQKEQRRRARVAAAARARCSQTMMPPPGEGVAMKAHLRSWAHAVACSVR; encoded by the coding sequence ATGGAAGGGGACGCGGTTCTTTCGAGCATGGATTCCCTGTGGTTCTACTCCAGCGTCTTCCTCCGCCCGTCCTCCAACTCCAAGCACAAGGAGAGCGAGTGTGCAGAAGAGCCGCAGCAAGATTCGGCATCAGAAACCAACAAGACGACCAGCGGTGGTCGCCCTTGCCAGCCCCCCAAATGCGtcaaggaggcggcggcgcaaaCGGGGCGAAGAGCAGAGGGCGGAACAGTGCGAATTGCGGATGCGAGGGGCTGCAGCTGGGAGTGGGATGAGCGGATGGTCGCTTGGCAGAAGGAGCAGAGGCGGCGGGCGCGCGTTGCTGCGGCAGCCCGAGCCCGGTGCTCGCAGACGATGATGCCGCCGCCCGGAGAAGGCGTGGCCATGAAGGCGCATCTCAGGTCCTGGGCTCACGCTGTCGCTTGCTCCGTCAGATAA